One Anthonomus grandis grandis chromosome 12, icAntGran1.3, whole genome shotgun sequence DNA window includes the following coding sequences:
- the LOC126743128 gene encoding zinc finger protein GLI2-like isoform X2 has protein sequence MVVGQPIQYYYPYGQSPPSVKTAFPYFHQFENFAASMEPSDDYPMVTSPSNSTQSDSDNSVSSIEIPSHSIEIPKKEERRQCLWINCGTIFQSLTELASHVAQYHSAGASDGLFYCGWEGCNRNNKAFNARYKMLVHVRTHTNEKPHSCGQCNKSFSRAENLKIHSRSHSGEKPYVCPVPGCGKAYSNSSDRFKHTRTHSVEKPYQCKVPGCPKRYTDPSSLRKHVKTYKHYAPEPLANIESFKNVSDSYRMVDDHSRLQENIDFNDKSDANSKLNSGNIKIAQFGESIENHVPVIMVNNARKVNESYHKESPTQQSKDIFGLKAFIDLKADNYGFADTCESKKLYKPYELDSNRLIHAPIAIDAPLDLSIKRNI, from the exons ATGGTTGTTGGACAACCAATACAATACTACTACCCTTACGGGCAATCGCCGCCATCTGTTAAAACGGCTTTCCCGTATTTTCATCAGTTTGAAAATTTTGCTGCTTCAATGGAACCAAGTGACGATTATCCCATGGTTACTTCTCCCAGTAACAGTACTCAG AGTGATAGCGATAACTCTGTATCGAGTATTGAAATTCCCTCTCACTCCATAGAGATTCCCAAGAAAGAGGAGCGCAGACAGTGCCTTTGGATAAATTGCGGCACTATTTTCCAGTCTCTGACTGAATTGGCAAGCCATGTCGCTCAGTACCATTCAGCTGGCGCTTCCGATGGCCTTTTTTATTGTGGATGGGAGGGTTGCAATCGAAACAATAAAGCTTTTAATGCGAG aTACAAAATGTTAGTCCACGTCAGGACCCATACAAATGAAAAACCGCACAGTTGTGGCCAGTGTAACAAGTCCTTTTCCCGcgctgaaaatttgaaaattcactCAAGATCGCACAGCGGGGAAAAACCATACGTTTGTCCAGTTCCTGGTTGCGGAAAAGCATATTCTAACTCCAGCGACCGGTTTAAGCATACGAGAACTCATTCTGTTGAAAAACCGTATCAGTGTAAGGTGCCTGGATGTCCCAAAAGATACACGGATCCTAGCAGTCTTAGAAAGCACGTCAAAACATATAAGCATTATGCTCCTGAGCCGCTCGCAAACATAGAGAGTTTTAAAAACGTGTCTGATTCTTACAGAATGGTAGATGATCATTCTAGATtgcaagaaaatattgattttaatgatAAATCAGATGCAAATTCCAAGTTGAACTCAGGAAATATCAAAATTGCTCAATTTGGAGAAAGCATTGAAAATCACGTTCCTGTTATAATGGTTAATAATGCCAGAAAAGTTAATGAAAGTTACCACAAGGAATCACCAACGCAGCAAAGCAAAGATATATTTGGGTTGAAAGCGTTTATTGACCTTAAAGCCGACAACTACGGTTTTGCTGACACATGCGAAAGCAAGAAACTATATAAACCGTATGAGCTAGATAGTAATAGACTGATTCATGCGCCTATAGCCATAGACGCTCCTTTGGATTTgagtattaaaagaaatatttag
- the LOC126743128 gene encoding zinc finger protein GLI2-like isoform X1: MFLSYNRMVVGQPIQYYYPYGQSPPSVKTAFPYFHQFENFAASMEPSDDYPMVTSPSNSTQSDSDNSVSSIEIPSHSIEIPKKEERRQCLWINCGTIFQSLTELASHVAQYHSAGASDGLFYCGWEGCNRNNKAFNARYKMLVHVRTHTNEKPHSCGQCNKSFSRAENLKIHSRSHSGEKPYVCPVPGCGKAYSNSSDRFKHTRTHSVEKPYQCKVPGCPKRYTDPSSLRKHVKTYKHYAPEPLANIESFKNVSDSYRMVDDHSRLQENIDFNDKSDANSKLNSGNIKIAQFGESIENHVPVIMVNNARKVNESYHKESPTQQSKDIFGLKAFIDLKADNYGFADTCESKKLYKPYELDSNRLIHAPIAIDAPLDLSIKRNI, encoded by the exons ATGTTTTTATCTTATAACAGAATGGTTGTTGGACAACCAATACAATACTACTACCCTTACGGGCAATCGCCGCCATCTGTTAAAACGGCTTTCCCGTATTTTCATCAGTTTGAAAATTTTGCTGCTTCAATGGAACCAAGTGACGATTATCCCATGGTTACTTCTCCCAGTAACAGTACTCAG AGTGATAGCGATAACTCTGTATCGAGTATTGAAATTCCCTCTCACTCCATAGAGATTCCCAAGAAAGAGGAGCGCAGACAGTGCCTTTGGATAAATTGCGGCACTATTTTCCAGTCTCTGACTGAATTGGCAAGCCATGTCGCTCAGTACCATTCAGCTGGCGCTTCCGATGGCCTTTTTTATTGTGGATGGGAGGGTTGCAATCGAAACAATAAAGCTTTTAATGCGAG aTACAAAATGTTAGTCCACGTCAGGACCCATACAAATGAAAAACCGCACAGTTGTGGCCAGTGTAACAAGTCCTTTTCCCGcgctgaaaatttgaaaattcactCAAGATCGCACAGCGGGGAAAAACCATACGTTTGTCCAGTTCCTGGTTGCGGAAAAGCATATTCTAACTCCAGCGACCGGTTTAAGCATACGAGAACTCATTCTGTTGAAAAACCGTATCAGTGTAAGGTGCCTGGATGTCCCAAAAGATACACGGATCCTAGCAGTCTTAGAAAGCACGTCAAAACATATAAGCATTATGCTCCTGAGCCGCTCGCAAACATAGAGAGTTTTAAAAACGTGTCTGATTCTTACAGAATGGTAGATGATCATTCTAGATtgcaagaaaatattgattttaatgatAAATCAGATGCAAATTCCAAGTTGAACTCAGGAAATATCAAAATTGCTCAATTTGGAGAAAGCATTGAAAATCACGTTCCTGTTATAATGGTTAATAATGCCAGAAAAGTTAATGAAAGTTACCACAAGGAATCACCAACGCAGCAAAGCAAAGATATATTTGGGTTGAAAGCGTTTATTGACCTTAAAGCCGACAACTACGGTTTTGCTGACACATGCGAAAGCAAGAAACTATATAAACCGTATGAGCTAGATAGTAATAGACTGATTCATGCGCCTATAGCCATAGACGCTCCTTTGGATTTgagtattaaaagaaatatttag